A region of Flavobacterium album DNA encodes the following proteins:
- a CDS encoding T9SS type B sorting domain-containing protein, which produces MNNFTQSFFAILLFCILPAASLNAQNTPPLVTADGNQVYCTGTPMHIATAFNITDPDDTTTDNIYIQISAGYVNGQDVLSLLPGHPTISATWNAAAGKLTLHGVGGSASYADFISAVLDVIYTNNNANPTGTRSFSITVGAANYLPSTGHYYMFVPQLYITWTNAQAAAAASTYYGLQGYLATITSAEEAQLCGLQASGNGWIGGSDAAVEGVWRWMTGPEAGTIFWNGGPAGSSPTYAFWNTGEPNNQNNEDYAHITAPGIGVPGSWNDLSVTGDATGAYAAQGYVVEYGGMPGDPPITISASTTITFAKITSSTPGTRCGSGTVNLSAVATNNVTIHWYTSATGATEVATGPTFTTPVISSTTTYYASPFGSDCSTVARTPVTATVSALPTVTTSNPAVSVCQGNTATVQATPSAGTVHWYTTPTGGTSIGTGTSFTTPAITATTSYYAEAVSSSTGCASATRVEVVVTPSPQPTVTVTPPAALCGQGSATIQATPSAGVVNWYAAATGGTILATGTSYTTPVITTTTTYYVEAANGTCISAARQPATVTVNALPTINPANPATACAGQTATISVSTPTPATINWYNAATGGTLLSTGNSFTTPVLNATTTYYAEAVNAEGCVSATRTSVQVTVTPTSTLTVTTPVTTCNGSTATLQATPSAGATVNWYTTATGGTAVGTGNNFTTPAINATTTYYAEAVNGTCISSSRSAVIVNVSASPTVTVTTPSPLCGQGSATLQATASSGMVNWYATATGGTVLATGTSYTTPVITATTTYYAEAANGTCVSARQPVTVTVNALPTINSANPAVVCAGQAATISVGTPTPATINWYSTATGGTILGTGNSFTTPVLNASTTYYAEAVNAEGCTSAARTSILVTVTPLPTATVTTPVATCSGSTATLQATPSAGATITWYTSATGGTAVGTGNSFTTPAITAGTTYYAEPANGTCISTTRKAVSITISASPTLTVTTPPTLCGPGTATLQATPSAGTVNWYTTATGGTLIGTGNSITSPVVNTTTTFYAEAVSVCTSATRQPVTVTVNGLPTITSTSNGVICETGSTTIGAVPSSGTINWYAAATGGTVLATGQSFTTPVLTATTTYYAEVVSPGGCISATRTAVEARVVPLPTLTVTATVDVCGQVRATLEGIPSDGTINWYDAPTGGHLVGTGNTIQSPVITGDRTFYAEAVNNGCTSATREAVNVIYHFLPTLGPDEDVLFCEGGNVDLDAGVTGVTYLWSTTETTKTITISAAGTYSVVVTTPDGCTASKEFTASMRTAPDISTVIVRSADALVVMVGNDPENYEYSLDNGPYQNSPNFYDLRNGYHTVSVVSNSGCGEDTYTFLVFVIPKFFTPNGDSINEEFTLQGMNQFPEITVDIFDRYGKLITVLNRRNRGWDGTFNGHRLPATDYWYVIKLNDITPEIKGHFSLLR; this is translated from the coding sequence ATGAATAACTTTACGCAATCGTTTTTTGCAATCCTTTTATTTTGCATCCTGCCGGCAGCTTCATTAAATGCCCAGAACACTCCTCCCCTTGTTACTGCCGACGGAAACCAGGTGTATTGCACCGGTACCCCGATGCATATTGCAACTGCATTTAATATCACTGATCCGGATGATACAACGACCGATAATATTTACATCCAGATCTCTGCAGGTTATGTAAACGGACAGGACGTTTTATCGCTGCTTCCGGGCCACCCGACAATTTCTGCCACTTGGAATGCTGCAGCGGGTAAGCTCACATTGCATGGTGTAGGCGGAAGCGCCTCTTATGCGGACTTTATTTCTGCCGTATTAGACGTTATATATACTAACAACAATGCTAACCCAACGGGTACCCGCAGCTTCTCTATAACAGTGGGTGCGGCAAACTATCTTCCGTCCACAGGCCATTATTATATGTTTGTACCCCAACTCTATATTACCTGGACCAATGCGCAGGCAGCTGCTGCGGCCAGCACCTACTATGGATTGCAGGGCTACCTTGCTACGATAACCTCGGCTGAAGAAGCACAGCTTTGCGGCCTTCAGGCATCGGGCAACGGATGGATAGGCGGAAGCGACGCGGCAGTGGAAGGCGTATGGCGCTGGATGACCGGCCCCGAAGCAGGAACCATTTTTTGGAATGGCGGCCCTGCAGGCTCTTCCCCTACGTATGCATTTTGGAATACCGGCGAACCCAATAACCAGAATAACGAAGATTACGCACATATTACCGCACCCGGTATAGGTGTACCCGGCTCATGGAATGACCTTTCGGTTACCGGCGATGCAACGGGCGCTTATGCCGCACAGGGTTATGTAGTGGAGTATGGAGGCATGCCGGGCGACCCTCCAATCACTATCTCGGCAAGCACAACGATTACTTTTGCAAAAATAACATCGAGCACCCCGGGTACACGATGCGGAAGCGGTACCGTAAACCTTTCGGCAGTAGCCACTAACAATGTTACCATACATTGGTACACCAGCGCTACAGGCGCTACAGAAGTAGCTACAGGTCCTACATTCACCACTCCTGTAATAAGCTCGACAACCACCTATTATGCATCGCCTTTCGGAAGCGACTGTAGTACGGTAGCCCGTACACCGGTTACCGCGACCGTAAGCGCATTACCTACAGTAACCACCTCCAACCCTGCGGTAAGCGTTTGCCAGGGCAATACTGCTACTGTACAGGCAACACCATCGGCAGGGACAGTACATTGGTACACTACCCCAACCGGCGGAACATCTATAGGGACAGGAACGAGCTTTACAACTCCGGCCATAACTGCAACGACCTCTTACTATGCCGAAGCGGTAAGCTCATCTACAGGATGTGCGTCGGCCACCCGTGTTGAGGTCGTGGTCACCCCCTCGCCACAGCCTACCGTTACCGTAACACCGCCTGCCGCACTTTGCGGCCAGGGCAGCGCTACAATACAAGCTACACCTTCGGCAGGTGTAGTGAACTGGTATGCCGCAGCTACCGGGGGCACAATACTTGCCACAGGGACAAGCTATACTACGCCTGTAATCACTACAACAACAACCTATTATGTCGAAGCTGCCAACGGAACCTGTATTTCTGCCGCAAGGCAGCCTGCCACCGTTACTGTAAACGCATTACCAACTATAAACCCTGCCAACCCGGCAACGGCCTGCGCCGGACAAACTGCTACAATTTCTGTCAGCACACCAACGCCTGCTACGATCAACTGGTACAACGCAGCAACGGGCGGTACACTTTTAAGCACAGGCAACAGCTTTACCACTCCCGTACTGAATGCCACAACGACTTATTATGCCGAGGCGGTAAATGCCGAGGGATGTGTTTCTGCTACACGTACATCCGTTCAGGTAACCGTAACGCCAACATCTACACTTACGGTAACTACTCCGGTAACCACCTGTAACGGAAGCACTGCAACCCTTCAGGCAACACCATCGGCAGGGGCTACAGTTAATTGGTACACCACAGCAACCGGCGGAACAGCAGTAGGCACGGGCAATAATTTTACCACGCCCGCCATAAATGCCACCACTACCTATTATGCTGAAGCGGTAAACGGCACCTGTATCTCATCATCAAGAAGCGCTGTTATCGTTAATGTAAGCGCATCGCCTACCGTAACCGTTACCACCCCCTCGCCATTATGCGGCCAGGGCAGCGCCACCCTCCAGGCAACAGCTTCGTCCGGTATGGTAAACTGGTACGCCACAGCTACCGGCGGCACAGTGCTTGCGACAGGAACGAGCTATACCACACCTGTAATTACTGCTACAACAACCTATTATGCCGAAGCTGCCAACGGAACCTGCGTTTCTGCAAGGCAGCCCGTTACTGTTACGGTAAACGCGCTCCCTACCATAAATTCTGCTAACCCTGCGGTGGTTTGTGCCGGGCAGGCTGCCACTATTTCTGTTGGTACCCCAACACCTGCTACGATCAACTGGTACAGCACAGCAACTGGCGGTACCATTTTGGGCACAGGCAACAGCTTTACTACCCCGGTGCTGAATGCCTCCACGACTTATTATGCAGAGGCTGTTAATGCAGAGGGGTGTACATCGGCTGCACGTACCTCCATACTGGTAACGGTGACGCCGCTGCCAACCGCTACAGTAACTACACCGGTTGCTACCTGTTCGGGAAGCACTGCAACCCTGCAGGCAACACCATCGGCAGGGGCTACAATTACGTGGTATACCTCGGCAACCGGGGGCACCGCAGTGGGTACTGGAAACAGCTTTACCACACCTGCTATAACTGCCGGCACAACCTATTACGCAGAACCTGCTAACGGAACCTGTATTTCGACAACACGAAAAGCTGTTAGTATTACCATAAGCGCGTCCCCTACCTTGACGGTTACAACGCCTCCAACATTATGCGGCCCGGGAACAGCAACGCTACAGGCCACACCATCGGCTGGAACGGTAAACTGGTATACTACAGCAACGGGAGGTACGCTTATCGGTACGGGAAACAGCATTACCAGCCCGGTTGTAAACACAACAACTACTTTTTATGCCGAGGCAGTAAGCGTATGTACTTCAGCGACCAGGCAGCCGGTAACGGTGACGGTAAATGGGCTGCCAACCATAACTTCCACCAGTAATGGCGTTATATGCGAAACCGGAAGTACAACTATCGGTGCGGTACCTTCCTCAGGGACCATCAACTGGTATGCGGCAGCAACCGGAGGCACTGTATTAGCTACAGGACAAAGCTTTACAACACCTGTACTTACTGCAACTACCACTTATTATGCCGAAGTGGTGAGCCCGGGAGGCTGTATATCGGCAACCCGAACCGCAGTAGAAGCAAGAGTAGTGCCACTGCCAACACTTACAGTTACCGCGACCGTGGACGTGTGCGGACAGGTGAGGGCAACACTTGAAGGTATACCATCAGACGGAACCATAAACTGGTATGATGCCCCAACAGGAGGCCACCTCGTAGGCACAGGGAACACCATACAAAGCCCTGTGATTACAGGCGACAGGACATTCTATGCTGAAGCGGTGAACAACGGCTGCACCTCTGCAACGCGTGAGGCTGTAAATGTTATCTATCATTTCCTTCCCACACTGGGCCCTGATGAAGATGTCCTTTTCTGTGAGGGCGGGAATGTTGACCTGGATGCCGGTGTCACAGGCGTAACGTATTTATGGTCGACAACCGAAACCACCAAAACTATAACAATAAGCGCAGCCGGTACTTACTCGGTGGTTGTAACCACACCGGATGGGTGTACCGCCTCAAAGGAATTTACAGCAAGTATGCGCACAGCACCGGATATCAGTACAGTGATCGTAAGATCAGCTGATGCCCTCGTGGTTATGGTCGGCAATGACCCTGAAAATTATGAATATTCATTAGACAACGGGCCGTACCAGAATTCGCCGAATTTTTATGATCTCCGAAACGGTTATCATACGGTGTCTGTCGTTTCAAACAGTGGATGCGGCGAGGACACCTATACATTCCTGGTATTCGTGATCCCTAAATTCTTTACCCCGAACGGAGACAGCATCAACGAAGAGTTTACCCTGCAGGGAATGAACCAGTTCCCGGAAATAACAGTAGATATCTTTGACCGTTATGGCAAGCTGATAACAGTGCTGAACAGGAGGAACCGGGGTTGGGATGGTACCTTTAACGGCCACCGACTGCCTGCTACCGACTACTGGTATGTGATAAAATTAAACGATATTACCCCGGAAATAAAGGGACATTTCAGCCTCCTGAGATAA
- a CDS encoding RNA methyltransferase, translating to MRKLVNDELGRMSIGDFKNAEKTPLILVLDDIRSLHNIGSVFRTADAFLIEKIYLCGITAVPPNKEIHKTALGATETVAWEYQKNVLDVIASLQAENIEVWAVEQVEGAVYLNDFEPQQNTKYALIFGNEVKGVSQEAIQQCTGAIEIPQLGTKHSLNISVSAGVVVWHIFQKNYTARTR from the coding sequence ATGAGAAAACTGGTCAACGATGAGTTGGGGCGGATGAGTATCGGCGACTTTAAAAATGCCGAAAAAACACCCCTCATACTCGTGCTGGACGATATACGCAGCCTTCATAACATAGGGTCCGTATTTCGTACAGCCGATGCTTTCCTTATCGAAAAGATTTACCTGTGCGGCATTACCGCCGTACCCCCCAATAAAGAAATACACAAAACCGCCCTCGGCGCGACGGAAACTGTTGCCTGGGAATACCAAAAAAACGTACTGGATGTTATTGCTTCGTTACAGGCAGAAAATATCGAAGTATGGGCAGTTGAGCAGGTGGAAGGCGCCGTGTACCTGAATGATTTTGAACCACAACAAAACACAAAATATGCCCTGATTTTTGGCAATGAAGTAAAGGGAGTGTCGCAGGAAGCCATACAACAATGCACCGGGGCAATAGAAATTCCGCAGTTAGGAACTAAACATTCCCTCAACATTTCGGTAAGTGCGGGTGTTGTAGTGTGGCATATCTTTCAAAAAAACTATACAGCCCGTACGCGGTAG
- a CDS encoding carboxymuconolactone decarboxylase family protein, translating to MDKRMNLFETEPEGYKMMLQFEKYIAGTGLAKNHYELIKIRASQINGCAFCLDMHNRDAKKLGETEQRLFTLIAWRDTPFFTKEEQAILALTEEVTLISNHVSDKTYNEAVAVLGEKYTAEVIMAVIVINGWNRIAITTGMQPK from the coding sequence ATGGACAAAAGAATGAACCTATTTGAAACCGAACCGGAAGGCTATAAAATGATGCTGCAATTTGAAAAATATATTGCCGGCACAGGGCTTGCGAAAAATCATTACGAACTTATCAAGATCAGGGCGTCACAGATAAATGGCTGTGCGTTTTGCCTGGATATGCATAACCGGGATGCCAAAAAGCTGGGCGAGACAGAGCAACGCCTTTTTACACTGATCGCATGGAGGGACACACCATTCTTTACCAAAGAAGAGCAGGCCATTCTTGCCCTGACAGAAGAAGTTACCCTGATCTCAAACCATGTTTCCGACAAAACCTACAATGAAGCTGTAGCTGTTTTAGGCGAAAAATATACTGCTGAGGTAATCATGGCCGTTATCGTTATCAATGGCTGGAACAGGATCGCAATTACTACCGGCATGCAGCCGAAGTAA
- a CDS encoding Crp/Fnr family transcriptional regulator has translation MFTEILTHIKKFITLTAAEEELLTSYLTIKEVKKKEHLLREGEVCHENYFVVKGLVRMYLITPKGVEQVIQFGIENWWITEYNSYKSGQPSGFYLQAIENATVAAINRNVQEELFEKIPQLEKYFRQVLERAYSAQLTRIHYIFNLTSEESYKQMLQKYPAFVQRVPQYMLASFLGMTPEFLSMLRAKK, from the coding sequence ATGTTTACAGAGATCCTTACCCATATCAAAAAGTTCATCACCCTGACAGCAGCTGAGGAAGAACTACTCACCTCATACCTTACTATAAAGGAGGTGAAGAAGAAAGAGCACCTGCTGCGGGAAGGCGAAGTGTGCCATGAGAATTATTTTGTGGTAAAAGGCCTGGTGCGGATGTACCTCATCACGCCAAAGGGTGTGGAACAGGTAATACAATTTGGCATTGAGAACTGGTGGATAACAGAATACAACAGTTACAAGAGCGGCCAGCCCTCGGGGTTTTACCTGCAGGCTATCGAGAACGCAACTGTGGCAGCCATCAACCGTAACGTGCAGGAAGAGCTGTTCGAAAAGATACCGCAATTGGAAAAATATTTCAGGCAGGTGCTGGAAAGGGCGTATTCGGCACAGCTTACGCGCATCCATTATATTTTTAACTTAACGAGCGAGGAGAGTTATAAGCAGATGCTGCAAAAATATCCTGCATTTGTACAGCGCGTACCGCAGTATATGTTGGCATCTTTTTTGGGAATGACACCCGAATTTTTAAGTATGCTGCGTGCAAAGAAGTGA
- a CDS encoding bestrophin family protein, whose translation MLLKKRIPMKYVLGKIRVELALVIAYTVVFEVIHHFYHAFSIDIPIAIPTIIGTIISLLLAFKSNQAYDRWWEARIVWGGIVNDSRSLLRQVISFYKDPDFSTEAHDFKERFAKRQSAWCYALAQSLRGKDPYKPLNQLLNENEMRFVKNHKHVPNAILMLHAKELRRAKDGGKLNTYQQVEIDNTLTRLCDSMGKCERIKNTIFPTTYSLYIRFTLCLFILLLPFSLTDFLGWMQIPVVATIAAACFLIEKMAIHLQDPFDNRPTDTPMITISCNIEKNLMQMVYEYRDEFDETALPQVTRHIEPVKNAYFVL comes from the coding sequence ATGTTGCTAAAAAAAAGAATACCGATGAAATATGTGCTGGGTAAGATCAGGGTCGAACTGGCGCTGGTTATTGCCTACACGGTGGTTTTTGAGGTCATACACCACTTTTACCACGCCTTTTCGATAGATATCCCGATTGCGATACCTACGATAATAGGAACCATAATATCGCTGCTGCTGGCTTTCAAGTCGAACCAGGCATACGACCGTTGGTGGGAGGCCCGTATTGTATGGGGCGGCATCGTGAACGACTCCCGCTCGCTGTTGCGCCAGGTGATCTCTTTTTACAAAGACCCCGATTTTTCGACGGAGGCACATGACTTTAAGGAACGCTTTGCCAAAAGGCAGTCGGCGTGGTGTTATGCCCTGGCGCAGTCCCTTCGCGGGAAAGACCCCTACAAACCACTTAACCAACTGCTTAATGAAAATGAAATGCGCTTTGTGAAAAACCACAAGCACGTACCCAATGCCATACTGATGCTTCACGCCAAAGAACTCAGGAGAGCGAAAGACGGAGGCAAGCTGAATACCTACCAACAGGTGGAGATAGACAACACGCTGACCAGGCTGTGCGATTCGATGGGCAAATGCGAGCGCATCAAGAATACCATATTCCCGACAACTTACAGTCTTTATATAAGATTTACGCTGTGCCTTTTCATACTGCTGCTGCCGTTTAGCCTGACCGATTTCCTTGGCTGGATGCAGATTCCGGTAGTAGCCACAATAGCCGCCGCATGTTTCCTTATCGAAAAAATGGCTATACACCTTCAGGACCCTTTCGACAACAGGCCAACGGATACTCCAATGATAACCATATCGTGCAATATCGAAAAGAACCTGATGCAAATGGTATATGAATACCGCGATGAGTTTGATGAAACGGCGCTGCCGCAGGTAACACGCCACATCGAACCCGTGAAGAACGCATATTTTGTTTTGTAA
- a CDS encoding sensor histidine kinase yields MQIRKKITITYVALSVVSTLLLCFVVFFLFQQNNSYYFLKRLQDRAKIVASIHYQHDPLKAEYFREFKANGLEEMINEKDYVLRVNGSNSFEYNTDLHLSPDFYQSVMKNGSGSEQEGYQYYYAQIFNEGRNQYMVIVTAKDRRGNTTSLYLTRIMIFGGLAFVILAYFLGRFLAKRVINPVARITQEVNRISASNLHNRLPLTGTEDSDEIAALTHTFNDMLDRLETSFEIQANFINNASHELKTPIATIMAETEVTLLKERSAEEYSSALESIGRQATRLSNLTESLLKLTQTGYDGKKQVQDVARIDELLMDVKGDLDRLYPNNRISIILSNMPEDESLLILPCNKPLLELAVGNIIANGVKYSDNNEVFVALTADKNNIKVVITDIGIGIPPEDVPYLYEPFFRGKKASRYTGYGLGLPLAMKIIRMHNGELAVQSEPDKGTVVTITFGRPNIKNSNMKS; encoded by the coding sequence ATGCAGATAAGAAAGAAGATTACCATAACCTATGTAGCCCTCTCGGTTGTCAGTACGTTGCTGTTGTGCTTTGTGGTGTTCTTCCTTTTTCAGCAGAACAATAGCTATTATTTCCTGAAAAGGTTACAGGACAGGGCGAAAATAGTAGCTTCGATACACTACCAGCACGACCCTTTAAAGGCAGAATACTTTAGGGAATTTAAAGCCAACGGCTTGGAAGAAATGATCAATGAAAAAGACTATGTGCTGCGCGTGAACGGCTCCAACTCGTTTGAATATAACACCGACCTGCACCTCTCTCCCGATTTTTATCAAAGCGTGATGAAGAACGGCTCGGGGTCGGAGCAGGAAGGCTACCAGTATTATTATGCGCAGATATTTAATGAAGGCCGCAACCAGTACATGGTCATCGTTACTGCAAAAGACCGCCGGGGCAATACTACGAGCCTGTACCTTACGCGCATCATGATCTTTGGCGGGCTGGCCTTTGTAATACTGGCCTATTTCCTTGGGCGCTTCCTGGCCAAAAGGGTCATCAACCCGGTGGCAAGGATTACGCAGGAGGTGAACCGCATCAGCGCTTCCAACCTTCACAACCGGCTGCCTCTTACCGGTACTGAAGATTCGGATGAGATCGCTGCGCTTACACATACATTCAACGATATGCTGGACAGGCTGGAAACTTCTTTTGAGATCCAAGCCAATTTTATCAATAATGCATCGCATGAGCTGAAAACGCCCATAGCTACCATAATGGCAGAAACCGAAGTTACCCTGCTTAAGGAGCGTTCGGCAGAAGAATACAGCAGCGCCCTGGAAAGCATCGGGCGGCAGGCCACACGCCTTTCTAATCTGACCGAAAGCCTGCTGAAACTTACCCAAACCGGTTACGACGGGAAAAAGCAGGTGCAGGATGTGGCACGCATCGATGAGCTGCTGATGGATGTAAAGGGCGACCTCGACAGGCTCTACCCAAACAACCGCATCAGCATCATTTTAAGCAATATGCCGGAGGACGAATCACTCCTGATACTGCCGTGCAATAAGCCATTGCTGGAACTGGCCGTAGGGAATATTATTGCCAACGGTGTAAAGTATTCCGATAACAATGAAGTGTTTGTGGCTCTTACGGCAGACAAAAACAACATAAAAGTCGTAATTACCGATATAGGCATAGGCATACCGCCTGAGGATGTACCTTATTTATACGAACCTTTCTTCCGGGGCAAAAAAGCATCACGTTATACGGGCTATGGGCTCGGGCTGCCATTGGCAATGAAAATCATCCGGATGCATAACGGCGAGCTTGCTGTACAATCCGAGCCGGACAAAGGTACCGTAGTGACGATAACATTCGGCAGGCCCAACATTAAAAATTCTAATATGAAATCTTAG
- a CDS encoding response regulator transcription factor, producing MKLLIVEDEPNLLSIIRKGLSERGHDVSAALDGTTALQLLEGNSFDVVLLDVMLPDINGIEICRRLRAAGNFVPILMLTALDSSENIVSGLNSGADDYMAKPFKFTELEARINALARRAGQAQKPAEIIEVDDLIIDLNAKSVTRAGDTIPLTAKEFLLLYYLAKNSGMILSREKILDNVWNINFDMNTNVVDVYINYLRKKIDKPYDNKLIHTIKGLGYVIKP from the coding sequence ATGAAGCTGCTTATAGTAGAAGACGAACCCAACCTGCTCTCCATTATCCGCAAAGGCCTTTCCGAACGCGGCCATGATGTGAGCGCTGCCCTTGATGGGACTACGGCATTGCAGCTGTTGGAAGGTAATAGCTTCGATGTGGTGTTGCTGGATGTAATGCTGCCGGACATCAACGGTATCGAGATATGCCGCCGTCTCCGCGCTGCCGGTAATTTTGTGCCGATACTCATGCTTACGGCACTGGACAGCAGTGAGAATATTGTGTCGGGCCTCAACTCCGGGGCAGATGACTATATGGCCAAGCCTTTTAAGTTCACCGAGCTCGAGGCGCGCATCAACGCACTGGCGCGCAGGGCCGGGCAGGCGCAAAAACCGGCTGAAATTATTGAAGTAGATGACCTTATAATAGACCTCAATGCCAAGTCGGTAACACGGGCTGGCGATACCATACCGCTCACCGCAAAGGAGTTCCTGCTGCTGTACTACCTGGCAAAAAACTCGGGTATGATACTTTCGCGGGAAAAGATACTGGATAATGTATGGAACATCAACTTCGATATGAACACTAATGTGGTGGACGTATATATCAATTACCTCCGCAAAAAGATTGACAAACCCTACGACAACAAGCTGATCCACACCATAAAAGGGCTTGGATATGTGATAAAGCCATAA